A single window of Paenibacillus sp. FSL H8-0537 DNA harbors:
- a CDS encoding extracellular matrix/biofilm biosynthesis regulator RemA family protein: MYIHLGGEKIIRAAELVAIFDISIEQSSKLSKQFVAGARKRKDVETIGEEEPKSIVVTKQKIYYSPISSSTLKKRAHHFVANG, encoded by the coding sequence ATGTATATCCATTTGGGCGGCGAGAAAATTATTCGGGCTGCCGAGCTGGTAGCCATTTTCGATATATCCATAGAGCAATCCTCCAAGTTATCCAAACAGTTCGTTGCAGGCGCTCGCAAGCGCAAGGACGTGGAGACGATTGGCGAAGAGGAGCCGAAATCCATCGTTGTTACGAAGCAGAAAATCTATTATTCGCCAATTTCATCCTCTACCTTGAAGAAGCGAGCTCATCATTTTGTAGCGAATGGCTGA
- the gyrA gene encoding DNA gyrase subunit A — protein MAEEQYSQIKDRDIGTEMRDSFMDYAMSIIVSRALPDVRDGLKPVHRRILFAMSELGMSPDKPHKKSARIVGEVIGKYHPHGDSAVYESMVRMAQDFSMRYMMVDGHGNFGSVDGDMAAAMRYTEARLSKIAMELLRDLNKETVNFIPNYDGEEKEPAVLPARFPNLLVNGVTGIAVGMATNIPPHNLGEVIDGVQALIANPDITPLELIDFVKGPDFPTAGIVMGLSGIRQAYLTGRGTVTMRARAMIEENGNKARIIVYELPYQVNKARLVEKIAELVREKKIDGITDLRDESDRNGMRVVIELRRDVNPSVVLNNLYKQTQMQSNFGINMLALVNGEPKTLNLREVLYHYLQHQIEVIRRRTEYDLKKAEARAHILEGYRIALDHLDEVIALIRGSQTAEIAREGLITRFDLSHEQAQAILDMRLQRLTGLERDKIEAEYTELLLKIAEFKAILADEQLVLAIISTELNEIRDRFGDERRTEITASDEEILDEDLIPREDVIISITHSGYIKRLPVTTYRSQKRGGKGVVGMDTKDNDFVEHLFVSNTHHYLLFFTNKGKVYKLKAYEIPDLSRTARGTPIINLIQIEQGETINAVIPVQDFDPNHYLFFATRQGVVKKTPLDDYINIRKVGLIAISLREDDDLIGVKLTDGQQEIVMGTAEGMSIRFSENDVRSMGRSATGVKGIQLDESDAVIDMDIVMNDNDVLIVTSKGYGKRTPMSEYRIQNRGGKGIKTLNVTDKNGPIVSLKVVVNDEDLMIMTASGTLIRTSMEGISTMGRNTQGVKLINTRDEDTVATVTRIARSEEVSDDLEEGEATEFDAAQPSDSEENE, from the coding sequence ATGGCGGAAGAACAATATTCGCAGATTAAAGACCGTGATATAGGCACGGAAATGCGCGATTCCTTTATGGACTATGCAATGAGTATTATCGTAAGTCGCGCATTGCCCGATGTAAGGGATGGACTCAAGCCTGTTCATCGCCGGATTTTATTCGCAATGTCGGAGCTTGGGATGTCACCGGACAAGCCTCACAAAAAATCCGCAAGGATTGTAGGCGAAGTCATCGGTAAGTATCATCCTCACGGTGATTCGGCTGTGTATGAGTCTATGGTGCGTATGGCACAGGATTTCTCAATGAGGTACATGATGGTAGATGGTCACGGCAACTTCGGTTCGGTTGATGGCGACATGGCAGCAGCTATGCGTTACACGGAAGCTCGTCTATCGAAGATTGCAATGGAACTGCTGCGTGACCTTAACAAGGAAACAGTGAATTTCATTCCGAACTATGACGGTGAAGAGAAGGAGCCTGCGGTATTGCCGGCGCGTTTTCCTAACTTGCTAGTCAATGGTGTAACAGGGATAGCTGTAGGTATGGCAACGAACATTCCTCCGCATAATTTGGGGGAAGTTATCGACGGTGTACAGGCGTTGATTGCTAATCCGGATATTACACCGCTTGAATTAATCGATTTTGTAAAAGGTCCTGATTTCCCAACAGCAGGTATTGTTATGGGACTAAGCGGCATTCGTCAGGCTTATTTGACGGGTCGTGGAACGGTGACTATGCGTGCGCGCGCAATGATTGAAGAGAATGGCAACAAAGCGCGTATTATCGTGTATGAGCTGCCTTATCAAGTAAATAAAGCCCGTCTCGTTGAGAAAATTGCTGAGCTCGTTCGGGAGAAGAAGATCGACGGCATTACGGATTTGCGTGATGAGTCTGATCGTAATGGTATGCGGGTCGTTATCGAGCTTCGCCGCGACGTGAATCCTAGCGTAGTGCTCAACAACTTATACAAACAGACGCAAATGCAATCCAACTTCGGCATTAATATGCTAGCGCTTGTAAATGGCGAGCCGAAGACGTTGAATTTGCGCGAAGTACTCTATCATTATTTGCAGCATCAAATCGAGGTTATTCGTCGCCGTACGGAATACGATTTGAAGAAAGCCGAAGCCCGCGCTCATATTTTGGAGGGCTATCGGATTGCCCTTGATCATCTGGATGAGGTTATTGCGTTGATACGCGGTTCCCAAACAGCGGAAATAGCACGTGAAGGTTTGATCACTCGATTCGATCTAAGCCACGAGCAGGCACAAGCCATTCTCGATATGCGTTTGCAGCGCCTTACAGGTCTGGAACGCGATAAGATTGAAGCAGAATATACAGAGCTTCTATTAAAAATTGCCGAATTCAAAGCGATTCTCGCTGATGAGCAGCTCGTGCTTGCTATTATTAGCACAGAGCTCAATGAGATTAGAGATCGTTTTGGCGATGAGCGTCGTACGGAAATTACGGCTAGTGATGAGGAAATTCTGGATGAGGATTTGATTCCTCGCGAGGATGTTATTATTTCCATTACGCACAGCGGCTATATCAAGCGCCTGCCGGTTACGACTTATCGGAGCCAGAAGCGGGGCGGTAAAGGTGTCGTTGGTATGGATACGAAGGACAATGACTTCGTCGAGCATCTTTTTGTATCCAATACGCATCACTACCTGCTCTTCTTTACCAATAAAGGCAAGGTGTACAAGCTGAAAGCTTATGAGATTCCTGATCTCAGCCGGACAGCACGCGGTACGCCGATTATTAACTTAATTCAAATCGAGCAGGGCGAGACGATTAATGCGGTTATTCCTGTACAGGATTTTGACCCTAATCATTATCTGTTCTTCGCAACCCGTCAAGGTGTCGTGAAGAAAACGCCTCTCGATGACTATATCAACATTCGCAAAGTCGGCCTCATTGCCATCTCGCTGCGTGAAGATGATGATCTGATTGGCGTCAAGCTGACAGACGGTCAACAGGAGATTGTTATGGGAACTGCGGAAGGCATGTCGATTCGTTTCTCTGAAAATGACGTGCGCTCTATGGGCCGTTCGGCTACAGGCGTGAAGGGTATCCAGCTTGATGAGAGCGATGCTGTTATTGATATGGATATCGTCATGAATGATAATGATGTGCTGATTGTTACGTCCAAAGGGTATGGCAAACGGACACCAATGAGCGAATATCGTATTCAAAACCGTGGCGGTAAAGGGATTAAGACGCTTAACGTTACGGATAAGAACGGACCGATTGTCAGCTTGAAGGTCGTTGTAAATGATGAGGATCTAATGATTATGACTGCATCAGGCACATTGATTCGGACAAGCATGGAAGGTATCTCTACGATGGGGCGCAATACGCAGGGCGTTAAATTGATTAATACCCGCGATGAAGATACAGTAGCAACGGTTACTCGTATTGCCCGCAGTGAAGAAGTAAGCGATGATCTGGAAGAAGGCGAAGCGACTGAATTTGATGCTGCACAGCCTTCAGACAGCGAAGAGAACGAATAG
- the yaaA gene encoding S4 domain-containing protein YaaA, producing MKEVAIRTEYIPLGQFLKLSDCISTGGQAKFFLQENKITINGETDNRRGRKLYVGDRVEVEGFGIFTVTGS from the coding sequence ATGAAGGAAGTTGCCATTCGCACCGAATATATTCCGTTGGGGCAGTTTTTAAAGCTATCGGATTGTATATCCACAGGTGGACAAGCTAAATTTTTTCTGCAGGAGAACAAGATTACGATCAACGGCGAGACGGATAACAGACGTGGACGCAAGCTGTATGTCGGGGACCGTGTCGAAGTAGAAGGCTTCGGTATCTTTACTGTTACCGGTTCATAA
- a CDS encoding HD-GYP domain-containing protein, which yields MPTVTLSQVKLGDKISEDVLTPLGRVLLQKGKVIAGRELEILRAFIISNVAVDGPAAPAKASEDAKAGAASKQVDDKPFAASSLHDEYDKMLVLLRQVFNDHAAPQGIPIMDIRNQMENLLQHIKNYQILTFVPRSFMERDYLLHNSIACALTSYLIAQWNGFPQKEWMQVALGGLLHDFGNTRIDRSILSKPTALTVEELEEMKRHTVLGYQMLKNVASLNDGAKLAALQHHERVDGTGYPLGIDAAKIHPYGKIVAIADIFHAMTLNKSYRKAVSPYLVLEQIQSDAFGKLDPTYVRVFVEKVTQFHNGTKVRLSDERVGEIVFSDHVHPTRPWVSIEGSIINLTVERHLHINEVIPS from the coding sequence GTGCCAACGGTGACTTTATCACAAGTGAAGTTAGGCGATAAGATTAGTGAAGATGTCCTTACCCCGTTAGGTCGGGTACTACTTCAAAAAGGCAAGGTTATTGCTGGCCGCGAGCTAGAAATTTTGAGAGCTTTCATCATTTCAAACGTGGCCGTTGATGGACCAGCAGCTCCTGCTAAAGCGTCAGAAGATGCCAAAGCAGGCGCTGCCTCCAAACAAGTGGACGATAAGCCGTTTGCTGCTTCTTCCCTGCATGATGAATATGACAAGATGCTGGTGCTGCTGAGACAAGTCTTTAATGATCATGCGGCGCCGCAAGGCATCCCTATTATGGATATTCGCAATCAGATGGAGAATTTGCTGCAGCATATTAAGAACTATCAGATTTTGACGTTTGTGCCGCGCAGTTTTATGGAGCGTGACTATTTGCTTCATAACAGCATTGCGTGTGCACTTACTTCTTATCTTATTGCGCAGTGGAACGGCTTTCCTCAAAAAGAGTGGATGCAGGTTGCTCTTGGCGGCTTGCTTCATGATTTTGGGAACACCCGTATTGATCGTTCGATTCTTTCTAAACCGACTGCGTTAACCGTAGAAGAGCTGGAAGAGATGAAACGGCATACCGTGCTAGGCTACCAAATGCTCAAGAATGTAGCATCTCTGAACGATGGGGCCAAGCTCGCAGCTCTTCAGCATCATGAACGTGTAGACGGAACGGGTTACCCGCTTGGCATTGATGCAGCTAAAATCCATCCGTACGGGAAGATTGTTGCAATAGCTGATATTTTTCACGCTATGACCTTGAACAAGTCTTATCGTAAGGCAGTCTCGCCATATCTTGTTCTAGAGCAGATCCAGAGCGACGCTTTCGGCAAGCTTGATCCAACTTATGTTCGAGTGTTTGTCGAGAAGGTTACGCAGTTCCATAATGGAACGAAGGTTAGGCTTAGTGATGAACGGGTAGGAGAGATCGTGTTTTCTGATCATGTGCATCCAACTAGACCATGGGTTTCCATTGAGGGATCTATTATTAACTTAACGGTAGAACGGCATCTACATATCAATGAGGTTATTCCATCCTAA
- the dnaA gene encoding chromosomal replication initiator protein DnaA encodes MDSHAYDIWQQVLSIIQTKLSKPSFDTWFKATKASFVNDTLLEVTAPTTFAAEWLEGRYTKLIRTTLFEFLGRQVDVRFSIEEARSAEPAAMMPPRAMDVPVVQEESHTHVLNSKYTFETFVIGANNRFAHAASLAVAEAPAKAYNPLFLYGGVGLGKTHLMHAIGHYIKDHNPNTKIMYISSEKFTNEFINAIRDNRGESFRNKYRNIDVLLIDDIQFLAGKDGTQEEFFHTFNALHEERKQIVISSDRTPKEIPTLEERLRSRFEWGLITDIQAPDLETRIAILRKKAKAENLDIPNEAMVYIANQIDTNIRELEGALIRVVAYSSLINQDISSHLAAEALKDIIPSSRPKLITINEIQQKVGEFYGLRLEEFKARKRTKAVAYPRQIAMYLSRELTDHSLPKIGEAFGGRDHTTVIHAHEKITQQLKIDQDLYKILQNLTEKIKNHT; translated from the coding sequence TTCGTTCGTGAATGATACTTTGCTTGAAGTTACGGCACCGACAACATTTGCAGCTGAATGGCTGGAAGGCCGTTATACAAAACTAATTCGCACAACCCTGTTTGAATTTCTAGGCAGACAGGTCGATGTGCGTTTTTCCATTGAAGAGGCGCGAAGCGCCGAGCCGGCAGCTATGATGCCGCCTAGAGCGATGGATGTGCCCGTCGTACAGGAAGAAAGCCATACCCATGTGCTGAATTCCAAATATACGTTCGAGACATTCGTTATCGGCGCCAACAATCGCTTTGCCCATGCGGCATCGCTTGCGGTAGCTGAAGCACCGGCGAAAGCCTACAATCCGCTGTTTCTCTACGGCGGTGTTGGCCTTGGAAAAACGCATCTGATGCATGCGATCGGCCACTATATTAAGGATCACAATCCCAATACGAAGATCATGTATATTTCGTCGGAGAAATTCACCAATGAATTTATTAACGCGATTCGTGACAACCGTGGGGAAAGCTTCCGCAATAAGTACCGGAATATCGACGTTTTGCTCATTGACGATATTCAATTTTTGGCCGGTAAAGACGGGACGCAGGAGGAGTTTTTCCATACCTTCAATGCGCTTCATGAAGAGCGCAAGCAGATCGTCATTTCCAGCGACCGTACGCCGAAGGAAATTCCGACGCTGGAGGAGCGCCTTCGTTCCCGCTTTGAGTGGGGTCTAATTACCGATATCCAGGCGCCTGACCTGGAGACGAGGATTGCTATTTTGCGCAAGAAGGCTAAGGCCGAAAATCTCGATATTCCCAATGAAGCGATGGTTTATATCGCTAACCAGATCGATACGAATATTCGTGAGCTGGAAGGCGCCCTGATCAGGGTTGTCGCTTACTCCTCGCTCATTAATCAGGATATCTCCTCCCATTTGGCAGCGGAAGCGCTCAAGGATATTATTCCTTCAAGCCGGCCGAAGCTGATTACCATTAACGAGATCCAGCAGAAGGTCGGGGAGTTTTATGGGCTGCGGCTTGAGGAGTTTAAGGCGCGCAAACGGACGAAAGCTGTGGCATATCCGCGGCAAATCGCCATGTACCTCTCTCGAGAGCTTACGGACCACTCGCTGCCAAAGATCGGCGAAGCTTTTGGCGGGCGGGACCATACAACAGTCATTCATGCCCATGAGAAAATTACGCAGCAGCTTAAAATCGATCAGGACTTGTACAAAATTTTGCAAAACCTGACTGAAAAAATCAAAAATCATACGTAA
- the gyrB gene encoding DNA topoisomerase (ATP-hydrolyzing) subunit B: MSLNPQHTYDESQIQVLEGLEAVRKRPGMYIGSTSSKGLHHLVWEVVDNSIDEALAGYCTEINVTIHEDNSITVVDNGRGIPVGENAKLKKSTLEVVMTVLHAGGKFGGEGYKVSGGLHGVGVSVVNALSEHVVATVKLKGKIHQQEYRRGAPDSDIKVIGETSPEDTGTTIRFKPDPEIFTETTVYEYDILQSRIRELAFLNKGIELTLTDERTGMTNTFRYEGGLNEFVQYLNRNKEALHESPIYVEGSKDHIQVELGLQYNDGYSENIYSFANNINTHEGGTHESGFKSALTRVINDYARKTNLLKDNDSNFSGDDVREGLTAIISVKIPEPQFEGQTKTKLGNSEVRGIVESLLAEKLQEFLDENPAVSRKIVEKGLQAARAREAARKARELTRRKSALEVSSLPGKLADCSSKDAAISELYIVEGDSAGGSAKQGRDRHFQAILPLRGKILNVERARLDRILGNAEIRAIITALGTGISEDFDLAKARYHKVIIMTDADVDGAHIRTLLLTFFYRYMRKIIEAGYIYIAQPPLYKVERNKVIRYAQNEKERDAIIAEFGQTGKINIQRYKGLGEMDAVQLWETTMDPESRSMLQVTIDDAIEADTIFDTLMGDNVEPRRNFIQQYALSVKNLDI; the protein is encoded by the coding sequence ATGTCTTTGAATCCGCAGCATACGTATGACGAGAGTCAGATCCAGGTGCTAGAGGGACTGGAAGCAGTCCGCAAGCGCCCTGGTATGTATATTGGCTCCACAAGCAGCAAGGGACTCCACCATCTCGTATGGGAAGTTGTCGATAACAGTATCGATGAAGCGCTTGCTGGCTATTGTACCGAAATAAATGTGACGATTCATGAAGATAACAGTATTACCGTTGTCGATAACGGACGGGGTATCCCTGTCGGCGAGAACGCCAAGCTGAAGAAATCTACGCTTGAAGTCGTTATGACCGTGCTTCATGCCGGCGGTAAATTTGGCGGAGAAGGCTATAAAGTTTCCGGCGGTTTGCACGGGGTTGGTGTTTCTGTCGTCAACGCTTTGTCGGAGCATGTAGTTGCAACCGTCAAGCTGAAGGGGAAAATTCACCAGCAGGAATATCGCCGCGGAGCACCGGATTCAGATATTAAGGTCATTGGAGAGACGTCGCCGGAGGATACAGGGACGACGATTCGCTTTAAGCCGGACCCGGAGATTTTTACCGAGACGACGGTTTATGAATACGATATTTTGCAGTCCCGGATTCGGGAGCTTGCTTTTCTAAATAAAGGCATTGAACTTACGCTGACTGACGAGCGTACGGGAATGACAAACACATTCAGATACGAAGGCGGCCTTAATGAGTTCGTTCAGTATTTGAACCGGAACAAGGAAGCGCTCCATGAATCGCCGATTTATGTTGAGGGCTCCAAGGATCATATTCAGGTAGAGCTGGGCCTCCAGTATAACGACGGCTATAGCGAAAATATTTATTCGTTCGCGAATAATATTAATACCCATGAGGGTGGAACGCATGAGTCCGGCTTCAAAAGTGCGCTCACTCGGGTTATTAATGACTACGCCCGCAAAACGAACTTGCTGAAGGACAATGATTCCAATTTCTCCGGTGATGATGTGCGCGAAGGCTTGACAGCGATTATTTCGGTCAAAATTCCTGAGCCGCAATTCGAAGGACAGACGAAAACTAAGCTAGGCAACAGCGAGGTTCGCGGTATCGTCGAATCGCTTCTTGCAGAGAAGCTTCAGGAGTTTCTCGATGAGAACCCGGCTGTATCTCGCAAAATTGTAGAAAAAGGCCTTCAGGCAGCTAGAGCACGTGAAGCAGCACGCAAAGCGCGTGAGCTAACGCGCCGTAAGAGTGCGCTTGAAGTCAGCTCGCTTCCAGGTAAGCTGGCGGATTGCTCCTCCAAGGATGCGGCAATCAGCGAGCTGTACATCGTAGAAGGTGACTCGGCCGGTGGTTCGGCTAAGCAAGGTCGTGACCGTCACTTCCAGGCGATATTGCCACTGCGTGGTAAAATCCTGAACGTTGAGCGCGCAAGACTCGACCGGATTCTCGGCAATGCAGAAATTCGAGCGATTATTACAGCGCTTGGAACGGGCATCAGCGAGGACTTCGATTTGGCGAAGGCACGTTATCACAAGGTCATTATTATGACCGATGCCGACGTTGACGGCGCACATATTCGTACGCTGCTGCTGACGTTCTTCTATCGCTACATGCGCAAAATTATCGAAGCGGGCTATATTTATATCGCCCAGCCGCCGCTCTATAAAGTCGAGCGCAACAAGGTCATTCGTTATGCGCAGAACGAGAAGGAACGTGATGCAATTATTGCTGAGTTCGGCCAAACCGGCAAAATTAACATTCAGCGGTATAAAGGCTTGGGCGAGATGGATGCTGTCCAGCTCTGGGAAACCACGATGGATCCGGAAAGCCGTTCCATGCTTCAAGTAACGATTGATGACGCCATTGAAGCTGATACGATTTTTGATACGTTGATGGGCGACAACGTTGAGCCGCGTCGTAACTTCATCCAGCAATATGCTTTAAGTGTTAAAAATCTCGACATTTAG
- the dnaN gene encoding DNA polymerase III subunit beta translates to MKLTISKNELNDAIQQVAKAISSRPAIPILGGIKIDVTHQGVTLTASDTEISIQSFIPVERDNLFIAHVDKPGSVVLPAKFFVEIIKKLPSDNVEIQVGAQFQTMIRSGSSDIQMVGLDPEEFPILPSIEENGLFQMPGDLLKTMIRQTVLAASTNEQTAVLTGVLWTLNNQQLKFIATDRHRLASRNAHTETDPEYRFSNVIIAAKTLVELSKLVPEHNALVDIVVADNQVMFKLGNVLFYTRMLDGMYPDTSKIIPQTYKTELVVDTKNLMDAIDRAYLMSREEKTNIVRLITLDDNSIEISSSSTELGRVTEQIDAKKFEGEPLRISFNSKFMLDVLKVIDSEQIFIGFTGAMSPIIIKPTDHSYNMYVILPYRTTT, encoded by the coding sequence ATGAAATTAACGATTTCAAAAAATGAACTAAACGATGCGATCCAGCAGGTAGCGAAAGCAATCTCCTCCAGACCAGCCATACCGATTCTTGGCGGAATCAAAATAGATGTTACCCATCAAGGTGTAACCTTAACAGCAAGCGATACTGAAATATCTATTCAGAGCTTTATCCCGGTAGAACGCGATAATTTATTTATTGCACATGTGGATAAACCGGGAAGCGTTGTACTCCCAGCTAAATTTTTTGTCGAGATTATAAAAAAACTGCCATCCGATAATGTTGAAATTCAAGTAGGCGCCCAGTTCCAAACGATGATCCGCTCCGGCTCCTCCGACATCCAGATGGTTGGTCTTGATCCAGAGGAATTCCCAATTTTGCCGTCTATTGAAGAGAACGGTTTATTTCAAATGCCAGGCGATTTGTTGAAAACGATGATTCGCCAAACGGTACTGGCCGCATCCACCAATGAGCAAACGGCTGTATTAACCGGCGTATTATGGACGCTTAACAACCAGCAGCTGAAATTTATAGCAACAGACCGCCACCGTCTGGCGAGCCGCAATGCGCATACCGAAACGGATCCGGAATATCGTTTCTCTAATGTCATTATTGCTGCAAAAACGCTGGTCGAGCTGTCGAAGCTTGTCCCTGAGCATAATGCGCTCGTGGATATTGTCGTAGCTGACAACCAAGTGATGTTCAAGCTCGGCAATGTGCTGTTCTACACACGTATGCTTGATGGCATGTACCCAGATACTTCAAAGATTATTCCGCAGACGTACAAAACAGAACTTGTCGTCGATACAAAAAATTTGATGGATGCGATCGACCGCGCTTATTTGATGTCGCGTGAGGAGAAGACGAATATTGTGCGTCTGATTACGCTTGATGACAATTCGATCGAAATTTCCTCAAGCTCAACCGAGCTTGGCCGCGTAACGGAGCAGATCGATGCCAAAAAATTTGAAGGCGAGCCGCTGCGCATTTCATTCAACTCCAAATTTATGCTTGATGTGCTCAAAGTAATTGACAGCGAGCAAATTTTCATCGGCTTTACAGGTGCTATGAGCCCGATTATCATTAAGCCGACCGATCATTCGTACAACATGTACGTTATTTTGCCTTACCGGACAACAACGTAG
- the recF gene encoding DNA replication/repair protein RecF has translation MFLKNIHLQNYRNYGQLELETSNQVNLFVGPNAQGKTNLLEAIFALALTKSHRTSKDKELIGWEADSARLQGTVDKRYGTAQLELLLSTQGKKAKINGLEQRKLSNFIGSLNVVMFAPEDLEIVKGTPGVRRRFLDMEIGQVQPGYLHTLQQYGKVLVQRNNYLKSASPGSMQQTMLDVWNTQLAELGVKIMKKREHFIHKLQRWAEQIHSGITAGSEQLTITYCPSLGSGEPEDESVLFEQFMIKLTQVKEQEIRRGMSLVGPHRDDLAFFINGKEASVYGSQGQQRTTALSLKLAEIELIAEEIGEYPLLLLDDVLSELDQHRQTQLIETFQSKVQTFITTTGLESVNISKLQDACIYNVREGQVTRG, from the coding sequence GTGTTTTTAAAAAATATTCATTTGCAAAATTACCGCAACTACGGACAGCTTGAGCTGGAGACGAGTAATCAGGTCAATCTGTTCGTCGGTCCGAACGCCCAGGGCAAGACGAATTTGCTGGAAGCAATATTTGCGCTTGCCCTCACCAAATCGCACCGTACGTCCAAGGACAAGGAGCTGATTGGCTGGGAAGCAGATTCGGCTCGCTTGCAAGGCACGGTAGATAAGCGTTATGGTACGGCTCAGCTAGAGCTGCTGCTGTCGACACAGGGCAAGAAAGCGAAAATTAACGGGCTCGAGCAGCGCAAGCTGAGCAACTTCATCGGGTCGCTGAATGTAGTCATGTTCGCGCCGGAGGATCTCGAAATTGTAAAAGGCACGCCGGGTGTACGCAGACGGTTTCTGGATATGGAAATCGGTCAGGTGCAGCCCGGTTATTTGCATACCCTTCAGCAATACGGCAAGGTGCTTGTACAGCGCAATAACTACCTGAAGTCTGCTTCTCCTGGCTCCATGCAGCAGACGATGCTGGATGTATGGAATACACAGCTCGCCGAGCTAGGTGTTAAAATTATGAAAAAAAGGGAACACTTCATACATAAACTGCAGCGCTGGGCTGAGCAGATCCATTCTGGCATCACGGCTGGCAGCGAACAGCTCACAATTACCTACTGCCCATCGCTTGGCAGCGGCGAGCCGGAAGATGAATCTGTTTTATTTGAGCAATTTATGATAAAGTTAACACAAGTGAAAGAGCAGGAGATTCGCAGAGGGATGTCGCTCGTTGGGCCTCATCGCGATGATTTGGCCTTTTTTATTAACGGCAAAGAGGCATCTGTATATGGTTCCCAGGGACAGCAGCGCACAACCGCACTCTCGCTAAAGCTGGCAGAAATTGAGCTGATTGCTGAGGAGATTGGGGAATATCCGCTGCTGCTTCTTGATGATGTTCTGTCTGAGCTTGACCAGCACCGGCAGACGCAGCTCATAGAAACATTTCAGAGCAAGGTGCAGACGTTCATCACGACAACCGGGCTTGAGAGCGTCAATATTAGCAAGCTGCAGGACGCTTGTATCTATAATGTGCGTGAAGGCCAAGTGACGCGCGGATAA
- a CDS encoding YheC/YheD family protein, producing the protein MSIQRVTSKWAKTQVLLRSEHLREYMPATELFSKESLLAMLTQYSMVYVKPVNGTFGKGVIRVEQYAAPGRGFRYQIETSVRTFATFDQLYNSLYPYQVGKRYLVQRGIFLLRHQKRRFDIRVMVQKNPQGSWEATGIIGRLAHPAKIVTNYHSGGTPMPFEQLMNGHLSATEQQAYRQRLNKLSLSIVHQLHQAYPRIKEIGVDIAIDTRLRPWILEVNTCPDPFIFRKLPDKSVFRKIYRYAVAYGRYKRK; encoded by the coding sequence TTGTCTATACAACGCGTTACTAGCAAATGGGCTAAAACACAGGTGCTCCTGCGCTCCGAACATTTACGCGAATACATGCCTGCTACCGAGCTGTTCAGCAAAGAAAGCCTGCTTGCTATGCTCACCCAATACAGCATGGTTTATGTAAAACCCGTCAACGGCACCTTTGGAAAAGGGGTCATTCGAGTCGAGCAATATGCCGCTCCAGGCCGAGGCTTCCGATACCAGATTGAAACCAGTGTCCGCACGTTCGCAACCTTCGACCAATTGTACAACAGCCTTTATCCCTATCAAGTGGGCAAACGCTACCTCGTACAAAGAGGAATATTCCTGCTTCGCCATCAGAAGCGGCGCTTTGATATCCGCGTGATGGTACAGAAAAATCCGCAAGGCAGCTGGGAAGCCACGGGCATCATCGGTCGTCTCGCTCATCCTGCAAAAATCGTCACCAACTACCATAGTGGTGGCACGCCAATGCCTTTCGAACAGCTCATGAATGGTCATCTGTCCGCAACTGAGCAGCAAGCGTATAGACAGCGTTTGAACAAGCTAAGCCTATCCATCGTCCACCAGCTGCATCAGGCTTATCCGCGAATTAAAGAAATCGGTGTCGATATTGCAATCGATACGAGGCTGCGCCCATGGATATTAGAGGTCAATACCTGCCCCGATCCTTTTATTTTCCGCAAGCTTCCCGACAAATCCGTGTTTCGAAAAATATATCGTTACGCCGTTGCCTATGGCCGGTATAAAAGAAAATAG